Proteins from a single region of Paraburkholderia sp. ZP32-5:
- a CDS encoding ABC transporter ATP-binding protein — MSAPAPTGNATDADYAIDVHGLNKHFGTKHVVNDVSLRVRRGEIFGFLGPNGSGKTTCIRMMCGLLTPDSGNGTCLGYDIVRDSAQIKRHTGYMTQRFSYWEDLTIRENLDFVARIYEMKNRHDAVDRALEQLGLTSRAKQLAGALSGGWKQRLALAACMLHEPELLLLDEPTAGVDPSARRDFWEELHRLAASGISVLVSTHYMDEAERCHKLAYIAYGKLLAQGTSKEVIDSQGLVTWAVYGPNLVELGERLRRSPGVGQTVAFGSSLHVSGPDTPELHATLDQLAHSDPALRIEPLETGLEDVFIFMMNRSTDNYAAPSAGNAS; from the coding sequence ATGAGCGCGCCTGCTCCGACCGGCAATGCAACCGATGCCGACTACGCGATCGACGTGCACGGGCTGAACAAGCATTTCGGCACCAAGCATGTCGTCAACGATGTTTCGCTGCGCGTGCGGCGCGGCGAGATCTTCGGTTTTCTCGGCCCGAACGGTAGCGGCAAGACGACCTGCATCCGCATGATGTGCGGCCTGCTCACGCCCGACTCCGGCAACGGCACCTGCCTCGGCTATGACATCGTGCGCGACAGTGCGCAGATCAAGCGGCACACCGGCTATATGACGCAGCGCTTCTCGTATTGGGAAGACCTGACGATCCGCGAAAACCTTGACTTCGTCGCGCGCATCTACGAGATGAAGAATCGCCACGACGCGGTGGATCGCGCGCTCGAACAGCTTGGGCTGACGAGCCGCGCGAAGCAGTTGGCCGGCGCGTTATCGGGCGGCTGGAAGCAGCGTCTCGCGCTGGCGGCGTGCATGCTGCACGAGCCGGAATTGCTGTTGCTCGACGAACCGACCGCGGGTGTCGACCCGAGCGCGCGCCGCGACTTCTGGGAAGAGTTGCATCGCCTCGCGGCGAGCGGCATCTCGGTGTTGGTCAGCACGCACTATATGGACGAAGCAGAACGCTGCCACAAGCTCGCGTATATCGCGTACGGCAAGCTGCTCGCGCAGGGCACGTCGAAGGAAGTGATCGATTCGCAAGGTCTCGTGACGTGGGCCGTGTATGGGCCCAACCTCGTCGAACTCGGCGAACGGCTGCGACGCTCGCCGGGTGTCGGGCAGACGGTTGCGTTCGGGTCATCGCTGCATGTGAGCGGTCCGGACACGCCCGAGTTGCATGCGACGCTCGATCAACTCGCGCATTCGGATCCGGCACTGCGGATCGAGCCTCTGGAAACCGGCCTCGAAGATGTGTTCATCTTCATGATGAACCGCTCCACCGACAACTATGCGGCACCTTCAGCGGGTAACGCATCGTGA
- the sauS gene encoding acylating sulfoacetaldehyde dehydrogenase, which produces MNVRDTQGIAAGAGHSDVHVPQIAPQIAALIERSRAAQQAFEFAGQSALDTAAAAAAWAIMEPGRNRELAEQAVRDTGLGNADDKVRKNYRKTLGLLRDLHGLKTCGVIARDEATGIVEIARAVGVVAAITPSTNPAATPANKIINALKCGNAVIVAPSPKGYGACETLIGFIHAQFAKAGLDPALVQMLPAPVDKAATAALMREADLVVATGSQANVRMAYASGTPAFGVGAGNVASIVTRTANLRDAAHKIAASKTFDNATSCSSENSVVIDDAIYDAMLRELAACGGVLLDAQQKEKLQAAMWTDGKLSARCTAKSASQIAQSAGLADIATRECAFLMVEETGFGESHPFSGEKLAPVLTVYRARDFADAANIVRRLYAYIGAGHSVGLHTGEPHEALTLGSTLPVARVIVNQAHCFATGGNFDNGLPFSLSMGCGTWGRNNFSENLGFRQYLNITRVAYPIAEHVPELDSLLGDYFRRFGQ; this is translated from the coding sequence ATGAATGTGAGGGACACCCAGGGCATTGCCGCCGGTGCGGGCCATTCCGACGTGCATGTGCCTCAAATCGCGCCGCAAATCGCGGCGCTGATCGAGCGTTCGCGTGCAGCGCAGCAAGCGTTCGAGTTTGCCGGGCAATCCGCGCTCGATACCGCCGCGGCCGCCGCGGCCTGGGCCATCATGGAGCCCGGCCGGAACCGCGAACTTGCCGAGCAGGCGGTACGCGACACCGGCCTCGGCAACGCTGACGACAAGGTTCGTAAGAACTACCGCAAGACGCTTGGACTGCTGCGCGACCTGCATGGCCTGAAGACTTGCGGCGTGATTGCGCGGGACGAGGCTACGGGCATCGTCGAAATCGCGCGCGCGGTCGGCGTCGTCGCTGCGATCACGCCTTCGACCAATCCGGCCGCGACGCCGGCCAACAAGATCATCAACGCGCTCAAATGCGGCAATGCGGTAATCGTCGCGCCGTCGCCGAAGGGCTATGGCGCGTGCGAGACGCTGATCGGTTTCATCCATGCCCAGTTCGCGAAGGCGGGGCTGGACCCAGCGCTCGTGCAGATGCTTCCCGCGCCGGTAGACAAAGCCGCGACCGCCGCGTTGATGCGCGAAGCCGACCTCGTGGTCGCGACGGGCTCGCAGGCGAACGTGCGGATGGCCTATGCCAGCGGCACGCCGGCGTTTGGCGTGGGCGCCGGCAACGTGGCGTCGATCGTCACGCGCACGGCCAACCTTCGCGATGCAGCGCACAAGATCGCCGCATCGAAAACCTTCGACAACGCGACGAGCTGTTCGTCCGAGAACAGCGTCGTGATCGACGACGCGATCTATGACGCGATGCTGCGCGAACTCGCCGCATGCGGCGGCGTGCTGCTCGACGCGCAACAAAAGGAGAAGCTGCAGGCCGCGATGTGGACCGACGGCAAACTGTCGGCGCGCTGCACCGCAAAATCCGCATCGCAGATCGCACAGAGCGCCGGCCTCGCCGACATCGCAACGCGCGAGTGCGCGTTTCTGATGGTCGAGGAAACCGGCTTCGGGGAAAGTCATCCGTTTTCGGGTGAGAAGCTCGCGCCCGTGCTCACGGTCTACCGCGCGCGCGATTTCGCCGACGCGGCGAATATCGTGCGTCGTCTGTATGCGTACATAGGCGCGGGGCACTCGGTCGGCCTGCATACGGGCGAGCCGCATGAGGCCTTGACGCTGGGTTCGACGTTGCCGGTGGCGCGCGTGATCGTCAATCAGGCGCATTGCTTCGCGACCGGCGGCAACTTCGACAACGGCCTGCCGTTCTCGCTGTCGATGGGCTGCGGAACCTGGGGGCGCAACAACTTTTCGGAGAACCTCGGCTTTCGTCAGTATCTGAACATTACGCGCGTCGCGTACCCGATCGCGGAGCACGTTCCCGAGCTGGACAGTCTGCTCGGCGACTATTTCCGGAGGTTCGGCCAATGA
- a CDS encoding IclR family transcriptional regulator — MSTSNQSNAAAVRAFRVLETLAQAGRPLAMMDLVQALGLPKQTVHRILTQLTDAWLVTRGANDKLYECSARVRTMAVHVLMHAGPAAARHLLLEQLVEKIGETCNLTMLAGNDVVYVDRVETEWPLRMHLQPGSHVPLHCSASGKLLLSFLPKERRDRIIETLPLRAHSEQTITDREALRKELAVTRRRQLAINNQEHLQGLIAIAVPVIIDRNRACAAIAVQAPVGRVALDDLLAFVPDLRHAATETAKTFRE; from the coding sequence ATGTCCACATCGAACCAATCGAATGCGGCGGCAGTCCGCGCGTTCCGCGTGCTCGAAACGCTTGCCCAGGCGGGTCGTCCATTGGCGATGATGGATCTCGTCCAGGCCCTCGGTTTGCCCAAGCAGACGGTGCACCGGATCCTCACGCAACTTACCGACGCGTGGCTCGTCACCCGCGGCGCCAACGACAAGCTTTACGAATGCTCGGCGCGCGTCAGGACGATGGCGGTGCACGTGCTGATGCACGCGGGGCCGGCGGCGGCGCGGCATCTGCTGCTCGAACAACTCGTCGAAAAGATTGGCGAGACCTGCAACCTGACGATGCTCGCCGGCAATGATGTGGTTTATGTGGATCGTGTCGAGACCGAATGGCCGTTGCGCATGCATCTGCAGCCGGGCTCGCACGTGCCGCTGCACTGCTCGGCAAGCGGCAAGCTGCTGCTGAGCTTCCTGCCCAAGGAGCGTCGCGACCGCATCATCGAAACGTTGCCTCTGCGCGCCCATTCTGAACAGACGATTACCGACCGCGAAGCATTGCGCAAGGAGCTGGCCGTGACACGGCGCCGGCAACTGGCGATCAATAATCAGGAGCATTTACAAGGCTTGATCGCGATTGCGGTTCCCGTAATAATCGACCGCAACCGCGCATGTGCGGCAATCGCCGTGCAGGCGCCGGTCGGGCGCGTCGCGCTCGATGACCTGCTCGCCTTCGTGCCTGATCTGAGGCATGCCGCAACTGAAACCGCGAAGACCTTCCGCGAGTGA
- a CDS encoding DUF2239 family protein, with amino-acid sequence MNDMSTHSYTSFDGDRRLATGSLQVNALAVKSALEGGASGPVLIFDDETGRTIDVDTRGTEQQVIARLAGIARAHARSADTENEAAEASAVRGRGRPRLGVVAREVTLLPRHWDWLAAQPGGASVTLRKLVEQARRNGSEKDRMRVAQERAYHFMLAVGGDLPGFEEATRALFANDSAKMSACIASWPGDVRDYAMRLAFGDGNGH; translated from the coding sequence ATGAACGACATGTCTACCCATTCCTATACGAGCTTTGATGGCGATCGGCGCCTCGCCACGGGGTCGCTGCAAGTGAACGCGTTGGCGGTTAAAAGCGCGCTCGAAGGCGGCGCGTCGGGTCCGGTTCTGATCTTCGATGACGAAACCGGCCGCACGATCGATGTCGATACGAGAGGCACGGAACAGCAGGTCATCGCGCGGCTGGCCGGTATCGCGCGCGCTCATGCGAGGAGCGCCGACACTGAAAACGAGGCAGCGGAGGCGAGCGCCGTCAGAGGCCGCGGCCGTCCGCGACTCGGCGTGGTGGCGCGTGAGGTGACCTTGTTGCCGCGTCATTGGGACTGGCTCGCCGCGCAGCCGGGCGGCGCGTCCGTGACGCTGCGCAAACTGGTTGAGCAGGCACGCCGAAACGGAAGTGAGAAAGACAGAATGCGCGTCGCGCAGGAGCGTGCGTATCACTTCATGCTGGCGGTCGGTGGAGATTTGCCGGGCTTCGAAGAAGCGACGCGCGCGCTGTTCGCGAACGATTCAGCGAAGATGAGCGCTTGCATTGCATCGTGGCCCGGTGATGTGCGCGATTACGCGATGCGGCTCGCGTTCGGCGATGGGAACGGGCACTGA
- a CDS encoding ABC transporter permease translates to MNTARHLVRFSLTRWWSIVRKEFLQLKRDRITFAMIIGLPIMQMALFGFAINTDPKHLPTAVIAADHSEFTRSFVMAMRNSDYFDIVSTLPDEESGRRALAQGKVLFVLNIPVGFTRDLVKGARPSLLMEADATDPTAVGTALGALPSIAQSVLQKDLTGALSPLAVGPAAFDVQLHRLYNPEAITQYNVVPGLMGVILTMTMVMMTGLAITRERERGTMENLLATPVLPLEVMTGKIVPYVAIGLIQVSIILAAARFVFHVPFEGSLIALYLSALLFVAANLTIGITLSSLAQNQLQAMQLTMFYFLPNILLSGFMFPFAGMPKWAQFLGNLLPLTYFNRLVRGILLKGVGWADMWPHVWPLLIFLCVVMGIAVKFYRRTLD, encoded by the coding sequence GTGAACACCGCACGGCACCTTGTACGCTTTTCGCTGACGCGCTGGTGGAGCATCGTGCGCAAGGAGTTCCTGCAACTGAAGCGCGACCGCATCACGTTTGCGATGATCATCGGCCTGCCGATCATGCAGATGGCGCTGTTCGGCTTTGCGATCAATACCGATCCAAAGCATCTGCCGACCGCCGTGATCGCCGCCGATCACAGCGAATTCACGCGCAGCTTCGTGATGGCGATGCGCAACTCCGATTACTTCGACATCGTATCGACGCTGCCCGACGAAGAGTCCGGCCGCCGCGCGCTCGCGCAAGGCAAGGTGCTGTTCGTGCTGAATATCCCGGTCGGCTTCACGCGCGATCTGGTCAAGGGCGCGCGTCCATCGCTGCTGATGGAAGCCGACGCAACCGATCCGACCGCGGTCGGCACCGCGCTCGGCGCGCTGCCATCGATTGCGCAATCGGTGCTGCAGAAGGATCTGACGGGTGCACTGTCGCCGCTCGCCGTCGGACCCGCCGCGTTCGACGTGCAGTTGCATCGCCTGTACAACCCCGAAGCGATCACGCAGTACAACGTGGTGCCCGGTCTGATGGGCGTGATCCTGACGATGACGATGGTGATGATGACGGGCCTCGCGATCACGCGTGAACGCGAGCGCGGCACGATGGAAAATCTGCTCGCCACGCCGGTGCTGCCGCTCGAAGTGATGACTGGCAAGATCGTGCCTTACGTCGCGATCGGGCTGATTCAGGTGAGCATCATTCTGGCCGCGGCGCGCTTCGTGTTTCATGTGCCTTTCGAGGGTAGTCTGATCGCGCTGTATCTGTCCGCGCTGCTGTTCGTCGCGGCTAATCTGACGATCGGCATCACGCTGTCGTCGCTCGCGCAGAACCAGTTGCAGGCGATGCAACTGACGATGTTCTATTTCCTGCCCAATATCCTGCTGTCGGGTTTTATGTTTCCGTTCGCCGGCATGCCGAAATGGGCGCAATTCCTCGGCAACCTGCTGCCGCTCACCTATTTCAACCGGCTCGTGCGCGGCATTCTGCTCAAGGGCGTCGGGTGGGCCGATATGTGGCCGCATGTGTGGCCGCTGCTGATCTTTCTGTGTGTCGTGATGGGCATTGCCGTGAAGTTCTATCGACGCACGCTCGATTGA
- a CDS encoding TetR/AcrR family transcriptional regulator, with amino-acid sequence MGRRPHAQDFDAREHLLDVAVALFAERGIANTTVAQIATASGVTSAMVHYWFQTREKLLDALVEERLVVAFDSIWQPVDTEHDDPLAMTQGIVARMFDITGKMPWLPSLWLREVINEGGLLRERAFAHIPLQKVAGFGQNIARGCASGQLNAQLEPLLLFNSVLALVMLPQATAKIWQRLNPNASFDRATLERHVVALLAQGMSATATSAPISTQTSAATPTPRRAKRKPS; translated from the coding sequence ATGGGTCGTCGCCCTCACGCGCAAGACTTCGACGCTCGCGAACATCTGCTCGATGTCGCGGTCGCGCTATTCGCCGAGCGCGGCATCGCCAACACGACCGTCGCGCAGATCGCGACGGCCAGCGGCGTGACCTCCGCGATGGTCCACTACTGGTTCCAGACCCGCGAAAAGCTGCTCGATGCGCTGGTCGAAGAAAGGCTCGTCGTTGCCTTCGATTCGATCTGGCAACCGGTCGATACCGAGCACGACGATCCGCTCGCGATGACGCAAGGCATCGTCGCGCGCATGTTCGACATCACCGGAAAAATGCCGTGGCTGCCTTCGTTGTGGCTGCGCGAAGTGATCAACGAAGGCGGTCTGCTGCGCGAGCGCGCGTTCGCGCATATCCCGTTGCAGAAGGTTGCGGGGTTTGGCCAGAACATCGCGCGCGGCTGTGCATCCGGTCAACTGAACGCGCAACTCGAACCGCTGCTGCTGTTCAATTCGGTGCTGGCGCTCGTGATGCTGCCGCAGGCCACCGCGAAGATCTGGCAGCGCCTGAATCCGAACGCGTCGTTCGATCGCGCGACACTCGAACGCCATGTCGTCGCGCTGCTCGCCCAGGGGATGAGTGCAACCGCAACGTCCGCGCCGATATCGACGCAGACATCTGCCGCGACGCCCACACCGCGCCGCGCGAAAAGGAAGCCGTCATGA
- a CDS encoding GNAT family N-acetyltransferase, which produces MHAYIFKDRSGRVIDVETDDEGEAAVAYHHAEPVGRLSISYDDTSNDPSATLIELFVEPAYRRCGIARTLVACAHETTGSPIRVPRTMARQSEAFSSLCRCLESEGLILLT; this is translated from the coding sequence ATGCACGCGTATATTTTCAAGGACCGTAGCGGGCGCGTTATCGATGTCGAAACCGACGACGAAGGCGAAGCCGCAGTCGCTTACCACCACGCCGAGCCAGTAGGACGGCTGTCCATTTCGTACGATGACACGTCGAACGACCCTTCAGCCACGCTGATCGAGTTGTTCGTCGAGCCTGCGTACCGACGCTGCGGGATCGCCCGCACGCTGGTGGCCTGTGCGCATGAGACGACAGGCAGTCCGATTCGAGTGCCGCGAACCATGGCACGCCAAAGCGAAGCATTCAGTTCACTTTGCCGCTGCCTTGAAAGCGAAGGTTTGATTCTGCTGACCTGA
- a CDS encoding HlyD family secretion protein yields the protein MMPFVVPSRLAALLALCIVCASCSRQPANTWQGYVEGEFLYLASSQPGQLTELAVSRGQTVAQNTPLFALEAQNETDAVAQANEQLRAARAQLADLGTGKRAPEVDVTRAQLVQAEADAARAATQYHRDEQQLRAGGIAQSQLDDSRANALSSAARVRELQSQVTVARLPGRIEQVRAQQAQVDAAKAQLGQAQWKLDQKSVHAPHGGLVFDTMYRSGEWVPAGSPVVRMLPPENVKVRFFVPEAVVGSLTPGRHVSIHCDGCAADVPAVLSFVSNQAEYTPPVIYSNESRSKLVFMIEAKPQVADAPKLRPGQPVTVTLQ from the coding sequence ATGATGCCGTTCGTCGTGCCCTCCAGGCTCGCCGCGTTGCTCGCGCTGTGTATCGTGTGCGCGAGCTGTTCGCGGCAACCGGCCAACACGTGGCAAGGCTATGTGGAAGGCGAGTTCCTGTATCTCGCGTCCTCGCAGCCGGGGCAGTTGACCGAGCTGGCGGTGTCGCGCGGCCAGACCGTCGCGCAGAACACGCCGCTGTTCGCACTCGAAGCGCAGAACGAAACCGACGCCGTCGCGCAGGCCAACGAACAGTTGCGCGCGGCGCGCGCGCAACTCGCGGACCTCGGAACCGGCAAGCGTGCGCCGGAAGTCGACGTCACTCGCGCGCAACTCGTGCAGGCCGAGGCCGATGCGGCGCGCGCCGCGACCCAGTATCACCGCGACGAACAGCAGTTGCGCGCGGGCGGCATCGCGCAAAGCCAGTTGGACGACTCGCGCGCGAACGCGCTGTCGAGCGCCGCGCGTGTGCGTGAGTTGCAGAGCCAGGTGACCGTTGCACGTCTGCCGGGGCGCATCGAACAGGTTCGCGCGCAACAGGCACAGGTCGACGCGGCCAAGGCCCAACTCGGTCAGGCGCAGTGGAAACTCGACCAGAAAAGCGTGCACGCGCCGCACGGCGGTCTCGTGTTCGACACGATGTACCGCAGCGGTGAATGGGTGCCAGCCGGCAGTCCGGTCGTGCGCATGCTGCCGCCGGAAAACGTCAAGGTGCGCTTCTTCGTGCCCGAAGCGGTAGTCGGCTCGCTGACGCCAGGCCGCCACGTATCGATTCACTGCGATGGTTGCGCGGCCGATGTGCCGGCCGTGCTCAGCTTCGTGTCGAATCAGGCCGAGTACACGCCGCCCGTGATCTACAGCAACGAAAGCCGCTCGAAGCTGGTCTTTATGATCGAAGCCAAACCACAAGTTGCCGATGCACCGAAACTGCGGCCCGGCCAACCCGTCACGGTGACGCTGCAATGA
- a CDS encoding AMP-binding protein, with protein sequence MSAPATIRALIEARAAQYPDKPFLLAALDDAAHEDVRPVADETASSATTGAVLTFGALLERCQALENRFRDAGLKPGDVVSVLMGNGIQTATLLLGAMYSGLIAHPLNLLCQPSQLAYIVEHSDTRMIFACAQTNAALATALATLREQGMSRDIALVRTEPDADGLPELPALATMAADAASAVPASGLAGTSTPAAFERPDADVTTEPAVPDTADIALLMYTSGTTGAPKGVLLSHANLYANARNISVEHRLGADDRVLASLPLYHINGLVVTLLAPLWHAGSVVLTPRFSGRTFWRDAASYGCTWINVVPTIVAYLLNGDAPQGLDLSALKFCRSASAALPADHHRAFEARFGIGVIETMGMTETAAPVFSNPFDAARRRIGSIGLPSGGEARVIDRDGRECGPNECGEIVLRGDQVMRGYYKRREDTAKAFTTDGWLRTGDLGYRDDEGYFYINGRSKELIIKGGENIAPREIDEALLRHPGVLDAAAVGVPDAAYGQEIVAFVVPRETHWPGVPDSNELREHCLRELGRYKTPCEFRFVTELPRGPSGKVQRLKLVTPSG encoded by the coding sequence ATGAGCGCGCCCGCGACGATTCGCGCGCTGATCGAAGCGCGCGCCGCCCAGTACCCGGACAAACCCTTCCTGCTGGCGGCGCTCGACGACGCTGCGCACGAAGATGTCCGCCCAGTTGCCGACGAGACCGCCAGTTCAGCCACGACGGGCGCGGTCCTCACCTTCGGCGCGCTGCTCGAACGCTGCCAGGCGCTCGAAAACCGCTTTCGCGACGCCGGCCTGAAGCCCGGCGACGTCGTGTCGGTGCTGATGGGCAACGGCATCCAGACCGCCACGCTACTGCTCGGCGCGATGTATAGCGGCTTGATCGCGCATCCGCTGAACCTGCTTTGCCAGCCGTCGCAGCTTGCCTATATCGTCGAGCATTCGGATACGCGGATGATCTTCGCCTGCGCGCAGACGAACGCCGCGCTCGCGACGGCGCTCGCCACGTTGCGCGAGCAGGGCATGTCGCGCGACATCGCGCTCGTGCGCACGGAACCGGATGCCGACGGGCTGCCCGAACTGCCTGCGCTCGCAACGATGGCTGCCGATGCTGCCAGCGCGGTGCCCGCATCGGGACTTGCTGGCACGTCGACCCCGGCTGCCTTCGAGCGCCCGGACGCGGACGTGACCACCGAACCCGCCGTCCCCGATACCGCCGACATCGCGCTGCTGATGTACACGTCGGGCACGACCGGCGCGCCGAAGGGCGTGCTGCTCAGCCACGCGAACCTGTATGCGAACGCGCGCAACATCAGCGTCGAACACCGGCTCGGTGCCGATGACCGCGTGCTCGCTTCGCTGCCGCTTTATCACATCAACGGACTCGTCGTGACCTTGCTTGCGCCGCTGTGGCACGCGGGCTCGGTCGTGCTGACGCCGCGTTTTTCCGGCCGCACGTTCTGGCGCGATGCCGCCAGCTACGGCTGCACGTGGATCAACGTGGTGCCGACCATCGTCGCCTATCTGCTGAACGGCGACGCGCCGCAAGGGCTCGACCTGTCCGCGCTGAAGTTCTGCCGCAGCGCGTCCGCCGCGCTGCCCGCCGACCACCATCGCGCTTTCGAAGCGCGCTTCGGCATTGGCGTCATCGAGACGATGGGGATGACCGAGACCGCCGCGCCCGTCTTTAGCAACCCGTTCGATGCCGCGCGGCGCCGGATCGGCAGCATCGGCCTGCCCTCGGGTGGCGAGGCGCGCGTGATCGATCGCGATGGCCGGGAATGCGGACCGAACGAGTGCGGCGAAATCGTATTGCGCGGCGATCAGGTCATGCGCGGCTACTACAAGCGCCGCGAGGACACGGCCAAAGCGTTCACCACCGACGGCTGGCTGCGCACCGGCGATCTCGGCTATCGCGACGACGAGGGCTACTTTTATATCAACGGCCGCTCGAAGGAACTGATCATCAAGGGCGGCGAAAACATCGCGCCGCGCGAGATCGACGAGGCACTGCTGCGCCATCCCGGCGTGCTCGACGCGGCGGCCGTCGGTGTGCCGGATGCCGCTTATGGCCAGGAGATCGTCGCGTTCGTGGTGCCGCGCGAGACTCACTGGCCCGGCGTGCCGGACTCGAACGAGCTGCGCGAGCATTGTCTGCGCGAACTGGGCCGCTACAAGACGCCGTGCGAATTCCGCTTCGTGACCGAGCTGCCGCGCGGCCCCTCGGGCAAGGTGCAGCGGCTGAAGCTCGTGACGCCGTCGGGCTGA
- a CDS encoding efflux transporter outer membrane subunit, which yields MGSAAWRLAAFAVGATLCACTVGPDFHRPDVTTASSYTATPLAASTVASTGPGGAAQHFVPTDVPGDGWWRAFGSPALNALVQQALDDSPTLGQASAKLDEAQQDYRAQAGGTLWPQVDANLSTTREKIDPEALGFGELTQGRSFAPFTLYSAQVTVSYTLDLFGANRRALEAVAAQVDYQQYELEAARLTVAGNVVTAAIRRASLARQIALTESLLAIQMRQLDIAEQRYKVGGLSEVDLLSQRTLVQQTRATLPPLRTQLAQTDHQLAIYLGRAPADLAATHDLAALDLDTLVLPADLPLTLPSTLAQQRPDIRASEALLHQASANVGVATANMYPRITLSGSAATERISVSDLLTGFNVWNVGAGLTQPLFHGGELLARKRSSEAAWQAALAMYKQTVLQGLQQVADALRALDQDALALQALDDAHRSAQRSAGIAGERYASGGISQLTLLDTQRQELQTGLDRTKAAAQRYADTAALYQALGARP from the coding sequence ATGGGTTCGGCCGCTTGGCGACTCGCCGCATTTGCCGTCGGCGCGACGCTGTGCGCATGCACGGTCGGCCCGGACTTCCATCGGCCCGACGTGACCACGGCATCGAGCTATACCGCGACGCCGCTTGCGGCAAGCACGGTGGCATCCACGGGTCCGGGCGGCGCCGCGCAACACTTCGTGCCGACGGATGTACCCGGCGACGGCTGGTGGCGCGCATTCGGTTCGCCGGCTCTGAACGCGCTGGTACAGCAAGCGCTCGACGACAGTCCGACACTCGGGCAGGCCAGCGCGAAACTCGATGAAGCGCAGCAGGACTATCGCGCGCAGGCAGGCGGCACGCTATGGCCGCAAGTCGATGCGAACCTGTCGACGACCCGCGAGAAGATCGATCCCGAAGCACTCGGCTTCGGCGAACTGACCCAGGGCCGCTCGTTTGCGCCGTTCACGCTATACAGCGCGCAGGTCACGGTGTCCTACACGCTCGATCTGTTCGGCGCGAATCGCCGCGCGCTCGAAGCGGTGGCCGCGCAGGTCGACTATCAGCAATACGAGTTGGAAGCCGCGCGTTTGACGGTTGCGGGCAACGTGGTGACAGCGGCGATCCGGCGCGCGTCGCTCGCGCGGCAGATTGCGCTAACTGAGTCGCTGCTGGCGATACAGATGCGGCAACTCGATATCGCCGAACAGCGTTATAAGGTGGGCGGGCTATCGGAAGTCGATCTGCTCAGTCAGCGCACACTCGTGCAACAGACCCGCGCAACCTTGCCGCCGTTGCGCACGCAACTCGCGCAGACCGATCATCAACTCGCGATCTATCTGGGCCGTGCGCCAGCGGACCTCGCGGCCACGCACGACCTCGCCGCGCTCGATCTCGACACGCTGGTGTTGCCCGCCGATCTGCCGCTGACTTTGCCATCGACGCTCGCACAGCAGCGGCCCGATATCCGCGCATCCGAGGCATTGCTGCATCAGGCGAGCGCGAACGTCGGCGTCGCGACCGCCAATATGTATCCGCGCATCACGCTATCGGGCAGCGCGGCGACGGAACGTATCAGCGTGTCCGATCTGCTGACGGGCTTCAACGTATGGAATGTCGGCGCGGGTCTCACGCAGCCGCTTTTTCACGGTGGTGAATTGCTGGCGCGCAAGCGTTCGTCGGAAGCCGCGTGGCAGGCGGCGCTCGCGATGTATAAACAGACCGTGCTGCAAGGCCTGCAACAGGTCGCCGATGCGCTGCGCGCGCTCGATCAGGATGCGCTTGCATTGCAGGCACTCGACGACGCTCATCGCAGCGCGCAACGCAGTGCCGGCATCGCGGGCGAGCGCTATGCGTCGGGCGGCATCAGTCAGTTGACGTTGCTCGATACCCAACGGCAGGAACTTCAGACCGGGCTCGATCGCACGAAAGCCGCCGCGCAGCGTTATGCGGATACGGCGGCGCTTTATCAGGCGCTTGGCGCGCGGCCGTGA